The Dyella jiangningensis genome includes a window with the following:
- a CDS encoding glycosyltransferase family 2 protein: MNTSDVRWCVLIPCLNEEAAIGAVVQSVLELGVPIIVVDDGSDDRTPDIVGALPVTLLRHRQRSGKGEALRSGFREALRQGFDAVLTMDGDGQHLASDIPRIVAAAKRYPNHIVIGARLIDREQQPKGRRRANAVADWGISWACAQPVADTQSGQRWYPRAALDLVDLPAENFVFEAAILIAATRERGLDVVSVPIASRYQGEFRISHFSPVRDVTRITLYTVGQVIRHGDVMASYRRSRASQPIVFDAAVTG; the protein is encoded by the coding sequence TTGAACACATCCGATGTCCGTTGGTGCGTGCTGATTCCCTGCCTCAACGAGGAGGCGGCGATCGGCGCGGTCGTGCAATCGGTGTTGGAACTGGGCGTGCCGATCATCGTGGTGGACGACGGTTCCGACGACCGCACGCCCGACATCGTGGGCGCGCTGCCGGTGACGCTGCTGCGCCACCGGCAACGCAGCGGCAAGGGCGAGGCATTGCGCAGCGGCTTCCGCGAAGCGCTGCGGCAGGGCTTCGACGCGGTGCTCACCATGGATGGCGACGGACAGCACCTCGCCAGCGATATTCCGCGCATCGTGGCCGCCGCCAAGCGGTATCCGAACCACATCGTGATCGGGGCGCGCCTGATCGATCGCGAACAGCAGCCGAAGGGACGCCGTCGCGCCAACGCAGTCGCCGACTGGGGCATCTCCTGGGCCTGCGCACAGCCCGTCGCCGATACGCAAAGCGGCCAGCGCTGGTATCCGCGCGCCGCGCTCGACCTGGTCGACCTTCCAGCGGAAAACTTCGTGTTCGAGGCGGCCATCCTCATCGCGGCCACGCGCGAACGCGGCCTGGACGTCGTGTCGGTGCCGATCGCCTCGCGCTACCAGGGCGAGTTTCGGATCAGCCACTTCAGCCCGGTGCGCGACGTCACGCGCATCACCCTCTACACGGTCGGGCAGGTGATCCGCCATGGCGACGTCATGGCAAGCTATCGCCGTTCGCGCGCGTCGCAGCCGATCGTGTTCGATGCGGCGGTGACGGGCTAG